The following DNA comes from Occultella kanbiaonis.
CCGTTCGTTCGTCGGGATCCCACCGGCCTCGTGGGCGAACGAACGGTGGGTCAGGGCGAGCACGAGGAGTTCGGGATCGATCTCGATGCCGAGCGACGCCAACAGCCGCGTCGCGCTCGGGGCGGAGACGTCGACGGCCTGGTCGTCGGCGGCGTTCATCCGCGCGCCTGGGGGCCGGGACCGGGCTTGCGGCGGTCGCTCGCTGCGGGTTCCGCGGAGTCATCGGCCGTGGTCAGCCCGCTCAGTGCGGCCCAGCGTGGGTCCAGGATCTCGTGGGAGTGCCCGGGCTCGGCGTCCTCGAGCCGGATCCCGCACTCGGGGCACAGGCCCGGGCAGTCCGGGCGGCACAGCGGCTGGAACGGCAGGGAGAGCACGACGGCGTCCGTCACCGTCTCCTCGAGGTCGAGCAGTTCGCCGTTCATCTCCTTGAGCGGTTCGGCCTCTTCGTCCTCCTCCTCGACCTTCGGGTGGCGTCCACCGGCGTAGGCGAACAGCTCGGTCAGGTCCACCTCGACGTCGTGGATGATGTCGCGCAGGCAGCGCACGCACTCGCCGGTCGCCTCGGTCTCGGCGGTGCCGGTGACCAGCACTCCCTCCATCACGGCCTCGAGACGCAGGTCGAGCTCGATGGGGTTGCCGGCCTGGACGCCGATGACCTCGGTGCCCATCAGCTGCGCGGCCGGAACGGTCAGGGTCAGCTCGCGCATCGATCCGGGGCGCCGGCCCAGGTCGTGCGTGCTGATCACGAACGGGCCCTGCGGGGTGTGGCTCATGACTTCTCCTGACCGCCGCGCGGGCCCTGGTGGTTGCCCGCGCGATCCTTCGTCGCGAGCCGGCGGGGCGGGTTGGCGGGGCCCACGCGGGTGGGTCCCTGATCGTCGGCCGCGTCCTCACGCGCCGCGCGGCTGCGGTTGCGCTCCACGAGTCTGGCCCGGCCGGCCGCGACCTGGGTGTTGATCGCGTTCAGGTCGATCTCGAACTGGGCGAGCTGACGGTCGCAGTAGTCGTCGGCCTCGCGGGACAGCTTCTCCGCCGAGGCCTTCGCGTCGGCGATGATCTGTTCCGCCTTGGCGTTCGCGTCCTTCACCACGCTCTCCTTGGAGACGAGGTCCGCGGCACGCTCCTTGGCCTTCTCGACGATGCGGCCGGCCTCGGAGCGGGCCCGCTCCAGGACGGCGTCGGCGTCCGCGACGACGGTGTCGGCCTGAGAGATCTGGCTCGGCAGGACCGCCTTGGCGGACTCGACCAGCTCCAGGACCTCGGCCCGGTTCACCAGCGCTGACGCGGACATCGGCATCGACCGCGCCGAGGCGACCAGGTCGGAGAGCTCGTCGAGGATCGCGACCAGCGATTCCCCGTGCTCGGCTGCAGTACTCATCTGTGGTCTTCCTTGCTCTCGGTCAGGCGTGCGCCCGGGGCGGTGCCCAGCGCGTCGTACACGGCGTCGGCCACGCCGGGTGGGACGAGGTCGGTGATCTCCCCGCCGTAACGGGCCACCTCCTTCACCATGGAGGAGGAGATGTGCGAGAGGGTCGCCTCGCTGCTCAGGTAGACGGTCTCGACGCCCGCCAGGTGCCGGTTCATCAGGGACATCGGTTGCTCGGAGTCGAAGTCGGCGCCACCCCGGAGACCCTTGACGATGGCCGACGCGCCGAGCTCCCGGCACACGTCCGCGATCAGGCCGGGCGCGGTCAGTACCCGGGCGCCGGGCAGGTCCGCGACGGCCGCGGCGAACAGATCCCGGCGCTGGTCCACGGTGAGCAGGGTGGCCTTGGCGGCGTTGATGCCGATGACCACCACGACCTCGTCGAAGAGGGTGAGCGCCCGGCGCACGATGTCGAGGTGTCCCAGGGTCACCGGGTCGAAGGAACCCGGGCACACGGCGATTCGAGACGTCACCCCGTTAACGTACCGCCACCGCGGGCCCCGGCCACTTCTGCCGGGCGCGGCTCGCGTGTGGCCGGACGACCGGCCCGTCATCGGGAAGCGGTTTCTCGGCTAGGGTGGGAACGGTTGCGGCACGTTTGCCGTCCCCCGTCTGCAAAGGCTCATCGATGACCGACCTCCCCCTGCCCCTGCGCGACGTCGCCCTGCTGCTGCGCCCCGACGACTCGGTGGCCGTGGCCACCCGCGACCTCGCCGCCGGCACGTCGCTGACGCTGACCGACGGCGCCCCGCTGACCGTCCTGGTGGACGTGCCCCGCGGGCACAAGCTCGCCGTCCTCGACGTCGCGGAGGGTGGCCAGGTCCTCAAGTACGGGCAGTCCATCGGCCGCGCGACCGCGCCGATCGCGGCGGGCGAGCACATCCACTCCCACAACCTGGGCATGGATGCCACCGAGCGCGAACACGAGTTCGGCACGGCCCGCGTCACGCCCGAGGCGCCGGCGGACCTGCCCCGGACGTTCCTCGGCTACCATCGCGCGGACGGCCGGGTGGCGACCCGCAACTTCATCGGCGTGATCACGTCCGTGAACTGCTCGGCGAGCGCGGCGAAGATGATCGCGGACCAGTTCCGTGGCATGGCGATGGATGCCTACCCGAACGTCGACGGCGTCATGGCGATCACCCACCAGAGCGGCTGCGGCCTGGTGCCCTCCTCCGAGGGTGGGCAGATGCTGCTGCGGACGCTGCGCGGGTACGCCCAGCACCCGAACTTCGGCGGACTGCTGGTCCTCGGCCTCGGCTGCGAGATGATCCCGGTCTCCTCCCTCGCGGAGGGTCTTGACCTGCCCGAGGGGCTGCTCGTGGAGACCATGACCATCCAGGACAGCGGCGGCGTGCGCGCCACGGTGCGGGCCGGCGTCGAGAAGATCAAGGAGATGCTTCCCCGGGTCAACGAGGCGACCCGTGCCCCCGCGGACATCTCCCACCTGGTCCTCGGCCTGAACTGCGGCGGCTCCGACGGCTACTCCGGGATCACCGCGAACCCGGCCCTCGGCGTGGCCTCGGACATGCTCGTGGCAGCTGGTGCGACGTCCGTGCTCGCCGAGACCCCCGAGGTCTACGGCGCCGAGCACCTGCTCACCCGCCGGGCCACGACCCCCGAGGTGGGTCAGAAGCTGCTGGACCGGATCGAGTGGTGGAAGGCCTACACCGAGGCAGGCGAGGGCACCCTCGACAACAATCCCTCCCCCGGCAACAAGGACGGCGGGCTCACCACCATCCTGGAGAAGTCCCTCGGCGCGGTCGCCAAGGGCGGCACGGCCGAGATGACGGCGGTCTACGAGTACGCCGAGCCCATCACGGACAAGGGCTTCACGTTCATGGACACCCCCGGCTACGACCCGGTCTCGGTGACCGGGCTGGTGGCCGGTGGCGCGACCGTGGTCTGCTTCACCACCGGCCGTGGCTCGGTGTTCGGGTGCAAGCCGACCCCCTCGATCAAGCTCGCCACGAACACCGAGATGTACGACCGGATGTCGGAGGACATGGACATCAACTGCGGCCGGATCGTCGACGGCACGGCTTCCCTGCCCGACGTGGGCCGGGAGATCTTCGAGAAGATCATCGCGGTGGCCTCCGGCGAGCAGACCGTCAGCGAGGACCTGGACATCGGCCAGGAGGAGTTCATCCCCTGGCATGTCGGTGCCGTCACCTGAGCCGCACGTGGCGCTGCGTCATCAGGTGCGGCGCAGCAGCCAGTCCACCTCGCGCCGCAGGAGTTCGATGCGCCCGGCCAGGGCGTACGCGCGCGGGTCATGGCCGAACGCGTCGTAGACCACGCGGGCACCGGCCCGCTCGCGCGCCCAGACCAGCGGGTGGTCCTGCTCGTCGTGGGCATGGGTGACGAGCACCGTCACGTCCGGCGCCGTCTCGAGGTAGGAGTACCGCTCGTCGGTGGCCTCGAAGTCGCCGAGCCCGGCGGTGATCGGGTGGTCCGCACCGACCACCCGCACCACGGTGGTGTCCAGGGGCGGGTGCATCGAGGTACCCGGCACCCATCGGCCACCGAGGACCTCGGCCCACTCGGGTGTCTCGAAGAACGTGTTGGACGCCGCGTGCGTGGCCAGGACCGGCCCGCCGGCGCGGGCGAACGCGAGCGCCGCCTCCCGCGCATGCCCCTGCGCCAGTTCCGGCGCCGGCGTGCTGCCCCCACCGGCATCGACCACCAGCAGGGACACGTGGTCGAACGCGAAGGCGGCCTCGTCCGTGCCGCTGACCCGGGCGGAGACGCCAAGTTCCCCGAGCAGCGCCACGATCTGAGCCGACGTGCCCGCGAAGTCGTGCCACGGGTCCGCGTAGCGCCCCACCCCGGTGAGCACGACGGCGGTGGGTGGTTGCTGGTCGGTGCTCACGGGGCGCCCTTCAGGTCGTGCCAGGTGGTCTCGTCCGTTTCGACGGACGATCGCGGCTTCTCGCCCGAACCTATCGCTGCGCCGCGTGCCGCGGGACCCACCCCATGACCACCCCGTGCCAGGGCGACCCGGTAAGCGGTTTCCGCTAGCATGTCCGCATCAGCTGTGCCCGCATCTCGTCAGGACGCGGACCCGAGGCAACCGAAGGAGTTCCGTGACCGCACTGCACATCGGTGCGCGCGCCGTCGCCACCTACCACGACGGCCAGGACCTGGCCGAGCACCTCTCCCCCCGGCCCTACCTGCACCCGGTGACCACGCTCGAGGGCACCGTGCTCACCGAGGTCGAACCGGAGGACCACCGCCACCACTACGGGGTGAGCAACGCCGTCGTCGAAGTGAACGGGCACATGTTCTGGGGCGGCGCCTCCTACGTGCACCCGACCGGCTACGAGCTGCTCGAGAACCACGGGCGGCAGGTCCCGCGCAGCAGCGACACCACCGACCACCGCATCACCGAGACCCTCGAGTGGCTCGGCAGCGA
Coding sequences within:
- the coaD gene encoding pantetheine-phosphate adenylyltransferase, which gives rise to MTSRIAVCPGSFDPVTLGHLDIVRRALTLFDEVVVVIGINAAKATLLTVDQRRDLFAAAVADLPGARVLTAPGLIADVCRELGASAIVKGLRGGADFDSEQPMSLMNRHLAGVETVYLSSEATLSHISSSMVKEVARYGGEITDLVPPGVADAVYDALGTAPGARLTESKEDHR
- a CDS encoding YceD family protein; translated protein: MSHTPQGPFVISTHDLGRRPGSMRELTLTVPAAQLMGTEVIGVQAGNPIELDLRLEAVMEGVLVTGTAETEATGECVRCLRDIIHDVEVDLTELFAYAGGRHPKVEEEDEEAEPLKEMNGELLDLEETVTDAVVLSLPFQPLCRPDCPGLCPECGIRLEDAEPGHSHEILDPRWAALSGLTTADDSAEPAASDRRKPGPGPQARG
- a CDS encoding UxaA family hydrolase, coding for MTDLPLPLRDVALLLRPDDSVAVATRDLAAGTSLTLTDGAPLTVLVDVPRGHKLAVLDVAEGGQVLKYGQSIGRATAPIAAGEHIHSHNLGMDATEREHEFGTARVTPEAPADLPRTFLGYHRADGRVATRNFIGVITSVNCSASAAKMIADQFRGMAMDAYPNVDGVMAITHQSGCGLVPSSEGGQMLLRTLRGYAQHPNFGGLLVLGLGCEMIPVSSLAEGLDLPEGLLVETMTIQDSGGVRATVRAGVEKIKEMLPRVNEATRAPADISHLVLGLNCGGSDGYSGITANPALGVASDMLVAAGATSVLAETPEVYGAEHLLTRRATTPEVGQKLLDRIEWWKAYTEAGEGTLDNNPSPGNKDGGLTTILEKSLGAVAKGGTAEMTAVYEYAEPITDKGFTFMDTPGYDPVSVTGLVAGGATVVCFTTGRGSVFGCKPTPSIKLATNTEMYDRMSEDMDINCGRIVDGTASLPDVGREIFEKIIAVASGEQTVSEDLDIGQEEFIPWHVGAVT
- a CDS encoding ThuA domain-containing protein translates to MSTDQQPPTAVVLTGVGRYADPWHDFAGTSAQIVALLGELGVSARVSGTDEAAFAFDHVSLLVVDAGGGSTPAPELAQGHAREAALAFARAGGPVLATHAASNTFFETPEWAEVLGGRWVPGTSMHPPLDTTVVRVVGADHPITAGLGDFEATDERYSYLETAPDVTVLVTHAHDEQDHPLVWARERAGARVVYDAFGHDPRAYALAGRIELLRREVDWLLRRT